CCAACACTCCCGTCAGCGAACCGATGAACCATCAACACGACTCGAAACCTGCGCTCGCGACGCGAGCCGGCTTCTCAAGTCCGACAGGCTGCTAGTCTGAGAAATGCACGCAACGCCATGCCGATATGATTGCGTTGCGCTTTGGCCGCGCGCACCTGCGCACGCTCGACGCCGCAGAACTGCTTGATGCCACGATGATAATTCTCAATCGTCCATGCGAAGCCCGCAAAGCGGACGCGCGCCACCTCACTCATCTGCAAGTCATTGGTTGCCCACCACTCAAAGTCGCCGTCTGGGGCGACAAGCTTGAAGAGGCGAATCCAACCATAGCCTTTCAGATGCACGATACAGCCTCGCGCATCGGTCGCAATCAGCGAGACGGCGCGCAAGCCTGTCCGATCCGGGTTCACCAGCCGGTTCGACTTCAGCCGCGTCAGCCATATCCAGCCGAAATCTCGCATGGTTTTCAAGTTTTCGAGGCTAGAGTACCAACTATCAAAGACGACGCAAGCGGGCTGAAAGCCGCGCTCACAGGCCGCCTGCAACATGGCCTGGAAGTGATCGTTCTTGGTCAACTCATCATTAGCTTTGTCATAGAGGCGGTAGTCACAGGGTACGTGGCGATCGCCGTCCGTCCACAGCAAGGTGATCAGATTGATGCCTTCGACCACCGCTCGATGTTTGCCGGACCAATGGCGCCGCACCAATGCTATTTTCTTGGCGTACGGCTTATCGAGCGTCGAATCATCAACGACGAGGATGCCTGTTGTGCGTTCGACCTGCGGCGCGGCTTCTTGCCAGAGCGTCTCGGCGGCCGGTTCAAGGCGATGCAACAGGCGCGTAAAGGCGTCGTGTGCGGGCGGCGACTCCTCGACGGGCGTGGTGCGCGCCGCTTCAACGCCGGAACAGACGCGCGGTGTGGCGATCAGGAAGTTGATGTAATCTTCG
Above is a window of Gammaproteobacteria bacterium DNA encoding:
- a CDS encoding transposase translates to MHRLEPAAETLWQEAAPQVERTTGILVVDDSTLDKPYAKKIALVRRHWSGKHRAVVEGINLITLLWTDGDRHVPCDYRLYDKANDELTKNDHFQAMLQAACERGFQPACVVFDSWYSSLENLKTMRDFGWIWLTRLKSNRLVNPDRTGLRAVSLIATDARGCIVHLKGYGWIRLFKLVAPDGDFEWWATNDLQMSEVARVRFAGFAWTIENYHRGIKQFCGVERAQVRAAKAQRNHIGMALRAFLRLAACRT